The following DNA comes from Arcobacter cloacae.
GAAATATGATGACAGCAGCTGCTATTAAAGAAATTGATTCTTGTCCTATTGAAGGATTTGAGAAAGAAAAAGTTGAAGAGATTTTAGGACTTGATACTAAAAAATTCCAAGTTAGTTGTATTTTGCCTTTTGGTTATAGAATAAATCCCCAATCAACTCAATTAAGAGAAGAACTTAAAAATATTGTTGAATTTATAAAATAATATTCTTTTGCTACCTTTTTAATATATAATCTTAATTATAAAAATTAAAAAGGTCTCAAAATGAAAGAGGGTATTTATTACGATTGTATAAATGATTTTTTGAATAAAAATAGAGATATTGAAACAAAAAAGCTTTTATTAGTAGCAGAATATACAAATTTTGAGTTGAAAAAATTAGAAAGTTATAGTGGAGAAATTATAGGAGCTGTTGTTCCTTTTATTGTTTATAACAATGAATTTTTTAATAAAGGAATAATTTCTTGTGATTTAGAAGAAGAAAATAATTTTTTATTAATAGAAAATTTAAAAGAGTTTTCAATTGAAGACTCTTTTTTTAAAAAAAGTAAATCCTTAGTTGTTTTAGTCGATGGACTTAGCTCTTATATTAGTGATTTTTTAGATAATCTTTTCCAAAATATTCCTGAAAATACTCAGGTTATAGGTGGTGGTGCTGGAAAGATGACTTTTGAGCGAGACCCAGTTATTTTTACAAAAAATCAGTTTTGTAAAGACTCTGCTATTATAATCTCTTTAAATAAAAAATTAAATCTTGGAATACAAAATGGTTGGGAATATCTTGAAGGACCTTTTTTAACTACAAATTCAGAAAAAAACATCTTAAAAACATTAAATTTTAAAAATGCTTTTGAAGTATATAAACAAGTTGTAGAAAAAGATTCTGGTAAGAAATTTACTGATGATAATTTCTTTGATATTGCAAAATCTTATCCATTGGGGATTATAA
Coding sequences within:
- a CDS encoding FIST signal transduction protein; this encodes MKEGIYYDCINDFLNKNRDIETKKLLLVAEYTNFELKKLESYSGEIIGAVVPFIVYNNEFFNKGIISCDLEEENNFLLIENLKEFSIEDSFFKKSKSLVVLVDGLSSYISDFLDNLFQNIPENTQVIGGGAGKMTFERDPVIFTKNQFCKDSAIIISLNKKLNLGIQNGWEYLEGPFLTTNSEKNILKTLNFKNAFEVYKQVVEKDSGKKFTDDNFFDIAKSYPLGIIKYDKEVIVRDPIFVDSDNNMVLVGDIPQNSTINILKGKEDNLIKSSGIATKKAMEQIDLNNENYCVVVFDCISRAIFLGDRFVEELEEMKKNINPSKNLFGALTLGEIANNGDEYITFYNKTCVTGILC